In a single window of the Megalobrama amblycephala isolate DHTTF-2021 linkage group LG3, ASM1881202v1, whole genome shotgun sequence genome:
- the LOC125265811 gene encoding uncharacterized protein LOC125265811 isoform X2, with amino-acid sequence MFPECPVLDSSCSSHPDTLSMSSETDEGAGPSSKKPRFDEAFEAKQFVNSILEDKAGGHVILAEYKEHGKLTDSTRRLLVNIVVAYITDKEGRVPSKETKTRCALGIVTLFPALKDPYSKTGYGGTVTCPLFYSWLSFCHLQLVVETNPQRSASGRQWTILCSFTSLAAV; translated from the exons atgtttccaGAATGCCCAGTCCTCGATTCTTCTTGTAGCTCCCACCCTGACACACTATCAATGTCCTCTGAGACTGATGAAGGTGCTGGACCAAGCTCCAAGAAACCTCGTTTTGATGAAGCTTTTGAGGCAAAACAG tttgTCAATAGCATTTTGGAGGACAAGGCAGGTGGACACGTGATTTTGGCTGAATATAAAGAACATGGGAAACTCACGGACTCAACGCGGCGACTCTTGGTCAATATTGTAGTTGCATACATAACTGATAAAGAAGG ccGTGTCCCTTCCAAAGAAACCAAAACCCGCTGTGCCTTGGGAATTGTAACACTCTTTCCAGCACTCAAGGATCCATACTCAAAAACTGGATAT GGTGGGACAGTGACATGTCCTCTCTTTTACTCTTGGCTTTCCTTTTGCCACCTTCAGCTGGTGGTAGAAACAAATCCACAAAGATCAGCATCAGGGAGGCAATGGACTATATTGTGCAGTTTCACAAG TCTTGCTGCAGTCTAA
- the LOC125265811 gene encoding uncharacterized protein LOC125265811 isoform X1, whose translation MLRPSGSSTVYNDFCDGSYYKNHPLFSKQPNALQIQLYYDDFESANPLGSKQGIHKIGAIYFILRNFPPKMNSNLMNIHLLSLFHAQDVKKYGFDAILRPLVEDLKVLESSGIHVPFSKEPLFGTIALVTGDNLGMHTLLGFMESFSAHYFCRFCLVDKKTSQSIFSEDNTNVVLRNKALQEQHYADLLADPNITSSFGVKRTCLLNDLQYFHICDNYAPDIMHDILEGVGQYEIKLLLEYLSGVISRQGICNRIYSFNYGYLERKNRPTRVNLEQTGNGIGLNAIQTFCLIRNIPLIFGDLVDEENKHWHLLLLLLQVINIVFSPVITEGMTYYLKHLIVEHHSLFKELYPHKNLIPKHHYMLHYPRCIRKIGPLVHVWSMRFEAKHKFFKNSIRNFKNITKSLALKHQYAIAFHWESLPVRSVEYGPLKILDFEDLPYRDTILERYPNVSDGKITVTSWLKHSGTEYHPDLMVCSRMENDLPVFSKITEIILMDDQNVLVTKDFKTDGFVEHLHAYRVRELNVFCLSRVEDLPFYRQFDLQVSYGFEEPYLYIVPVHCFVHEDL comes from the coding sequence ATGTTAAGACCAAGTGGGAGTTCAACTGTTTATAACGACTTTTGTGATGGAAGTTATTATAAAAACCACCCGCTTTTCAGTAAACAACCAAATGCACTTCAGATACAGTTATATTATGATGACTTTGAATCTGCTAATCCGCTGGGCTCTAAGCAAGGCATTCACAAAATTGGAGCCATTTACTTCATTCTCAGGAACTTTCCaccaaaaatgaattcaaatttAATGAATATTCATTTACTGTCATTATTCCATGCTCAGGATGTTAAGAAGTACGGATTTGATGCAATTTTGCGGCCCCTTGTTGAAGATTTGAAAGTCCTTGAAAGTTCAGGAATTCATGTTCCTTTTTCCAAAGAGCCCTTGTTTGGCACAATTGCCCTGGTTACAGGGGACAATTTGGGAATGCACACTCTTCTTGGGTTCATGGAATCTTTCAGTGCCCATTACTTCTGTCGATTCTGTTTAGTAGACAAGAAAACTTCACAGTCTATTTTCAGTGAAGACAACACTAATGTTGTATTACGAAACAAAGCTTTGCAAGAACAGCACTATGCAGATTTGTTAGCTGACCCTAACATTACTTCGTCTTTTGGGGTTAAACGCAcatgtctgctaaatgacttgcaatattttcatatttgtgaCAATTACGCTCCTGATATAATGCACGATATCCTTGAGGGTGTCGGACAGTATGAGATAAAGTTACTTCTTGAATATCTTTCTGGCGTTATATCAAGACAAGGCATATGTAACAGAATCTATTCTTTCAACTATGGCTACTTGGAAAGAAAAAACCGGCCTACTAGGGTAAACCTAGAGCAGACAGGGAATGGTATAGGACTGAATGCCATTCAGACATTCTGTTTAATTCGAAATATTCCTCTGATATTTGGAGACCTTGTTGATGAGGAAAACAAACATTGGCATTTACTACTCTTGTTATTGCAGGTAATTAATATAGTGTTTTCTCCTGTAATAACAGAAGGTATGACCTACTATCTGAAACATCTTATTGTAGAGCATCATAGTCTCTTTAAAGAATTATATCCACATAAAAATTTGATTCCAAAACACCACTACATGTTACATTATCCTCGTTGCATACGTAAAATCGGTCCCTTAGTACATGTGTGGTCGATGCGATTCGAAGCTAAACataagtttttcaaaaacagtataagaaactttaaaaacatcacaaaatcCCTTGCATTAAAACACCAGTATGCTATTGCTTTTCACTGGGAAAGTTTACCTGTTAGAAGTGTTGAATATGGGCCCTTGAAAATTCTTGATTTTGAGGATTTACCATACCGTGATACTATTCTTGAAAGGTACCCAAATGTGTCTGATGGTAAGATCACCGTGACTTCATGGTTAAAACATTCTGGAACCGAGTATCATCCTGACCTAATGGTTTGTTCTAGAATGGAAAATGACCTGCCTGTGTTCAGTAAAATTACTGAAATTATCCTGATGGATGACCAAAATGTTTTGGTCACTAAAGACTTTAAAACTGATGGATTTGTGGAGCATCTTCATGCCTACCGTGTGAGAGAACTGaatgttttttgtctgtcaagAGTTGAGGACCTTCCTTTTTACAGACAATTTGACTTACAGGTATCATATGGTTTTGAGGAACCATATTTGTACATTGTTCCAGTGCACTGTTTTGTGCATGAAGATCTGTAA